A portion of the Actomonas aquatica genome contains these proteins:
- a CDS encoding caspase family protein produces MSRRPFFPSTLAALCLATSLSCFAQYEQLLQEPDPATVPAVAETPPPPPPRLISPELHALPIEHLDRSVDGDYLLTADRQFLRLWNRAERVTVFTLEADRNKEIHFAAFTADGHGLLVQVGSELRHYPNLPDDESFTSTYASTSSTKRFHRPTNTLFAAEIKSANPRLVHLARLQVGDPLRFTSETINLYNTHPADTALRFHPANGLTVNAEGTLVGFHFLGEVPFAIVAPSSAKVVATVPSDKHPQGLMPSGQVLTANYTNGIARFAALATSINVSIELLRLSTPHEPYLRFPAQLGDPLRIHQSNGTTLFDFATGRSSALLTAPGRRFDAFVFDRPASPDSAFATLSRTVGVNREVLSTHLERFNLTSGVSFGPWNPEVFKPTQLTARPDDFDFIVQRGSELRRVTFNEAGVHSTPIRYDRADVGGLVPFYHRNTDAWNVVLTGPAAVAAPANPTDTTAPYAARGLGHANYRRDDGNYGRFNPVLASTIDRSGTLIALHHGNAVQVVDLTSGEQRHTFYDGHAHTQHQFTTPHLTFAPDGTGLVFSFATKTTSGIVETTTHFYNLPTGDLRWTRRGLSGPYAFPPDDSLLAAGFQLVYAETGENSAGINPHRGSYDPDTRLTYNAAGSLLATYARGRLTTVALPSGETVQSIQVEHPVDDLTFIGSDRFLLTTSTRDEALRLYDLSQAENIAEIHLFESPQKWLVRHPATGLFASETSLQRDLKFAVGNQITPLESYFDEFYRPRLLGSLVKGLAPRPAIPLNALRHAPKLTLRVAGPSTRGLTVEDEFESFEIPTPEVTLQLDASCEGAAVTDLRVYHNGKLVAGAGATRGLFVEDDEDAPPADAQTFTKSATHTFTLTPGKNRFRAVAINAQGTESVPDEVIVYSGATAPVDDTAGIALHVVTVGINTYQNPAYNLNYARADATAVATVLEERLGQLFTRAHHYALYDAEATRENILATLETVRREAGPRDVFVFYYAGHGVMSQDDDPEFYLAPHEITQLYGERRLLRQLGIPGSQLLAYSRDIAAQKQLFILDACQSAGALKALATRGAVEERAIAQLARSTGTHWLTATASEQFATEFAELGHGAFTKVLLDALNGAADAGDGIVTVNELKAYLEATVPEVTAATKGEAQYPVTYGYGQDFPLTIVPAATN; encoded by the coding sequence ATGAGCCGCCGCCCGTTTTTCCCATCCACGCTCGCCGCCCTGTGCCTCGCGACGAGCCTGTCATGCTTTGCCCAATACGAGCAGCTCCTCCAGGAGCCGGACCCGGCCACCGTTCCCGCCGTCGCGGAAACCCCGCCGCCTCCGCCGCCGCGCCTGATCTCCCCGGAGCTACATGCCCTGCCGATCGAGCACCTCGACCGCTCGGTCGACGGAGACTATCTGCTGACCGCCGACCGCCAGTTCCTGCGCCTGTGGAACCGTGCCGAGCGCGTCACCGTCTTCACCCTCGAAGCCGACCGTAACAAGGAGATCCATTTCGCCGCCTTCACCGCCGATGGTCACGGCCTGCTGGTGCAGGTGGGCTCCGAGCTCCGGCACTACCCCAACCTGCCGGACGACGAGTCCTTCACCTCAACCTACGCCAGCACCAGCTCCACCAAACGCTTCCACCGCCCGACCAACACGCTGTTCGCCGCCGAGATCAAATCCGCCAATCCGCGTCTGGTCCATCTCGCCCGACTGCAGGTCGGCGATCCGCTGCGTTTCACCAGCGAGACCATCAATCTCTACAACACCCACCCGGCCGACACCGCACTGCGTTTTCATCCCGCCAATGGCCTCACCGTCAACGCCGAGGGCACCCTCGTCGGCTTCCACTTCCTCGGCGAGGTGCCGTTCGCGATCGTCGCCCCGTCCTCCGCCAAGGTCGTCGCCACCGTGCCGAGCGACAAACACCCGCAGGGCCTGATGCCTTCCGGCCAGGTGCTCACCGCCAACTACACCAATGGCATCGCGCGCTTCGCCGCCCTCGCCACGTCGATCAACGTCTCCATCGAGCTCCTCCGTCTCTCCACCCCGCACGAGCCCTACCTCCGCTTCCCCGCCCAGCTCGGCGACCCGCTGCGCATCCACCAGAGCAACGGCACCACCCTTTTCGATTTCGCCACCGGCCGTTCCTCCGCGCTGCTCACCGCTCCCGGCCGCCGCTTCGATGCCTTTGTTTTCGATCGCCCCGCCAGCCCCGACTCCGCCTTTGCCACCTTGTCGCGCACCGTCGGCGTCAACCGCGAGGTGCTCTCCACCCACCTCGAACGCTTCAACCTCACCAGCGGCGTTTCCTTCGGTCCGTGGAATCCCGAGGTGTTTAAACCCACCCAACTCACCGCCCGCCCCGACGACTTTGATTTCATCGTGCAACGCGGCTCCGAACTGCGTCGCGTCACCTTCAACGAGGCCGGCGTGCACTCCACCCCCATCCGCTACGACCGCGCCGACGTCGGCGGTCTCGTGCCGTTCTACCACCGCAACACCGACGCGTGGAACGTCGTGCTCACCGGCCCTGCCGCCGTCGCCGCGCCGGCCAACCCCACCGACACCACCGCGCCCTACGCCGCGCGCGGACTCGGTCACGCCAACTACCGGCGCGACGATGGCAACTACGGGCGCTTCAACCCCGTCCTCGCCAGCACCATCGATCGCAGCGGCACCTTGATCGCCCTGCACCATGGCAACGCCGTGCAGGTCGTCGACCTGACCAGCGGCGAGCAACGCCACACCTTCTACGACGGCCACGCCCACACCCAGCACCAGTTCACCACGCCCCACCTGACCTTCGCGCCCGACGGCACTGGCCTCGTGTTCAGCTTCGCCACCAAAACCACCAGCGGCATCGTCGAGACGACCACCCACTTCTACAACCTCCCCACCGGCGATCTCCGTTGGACCCGTCGCGGGCTCTCCGGCCCTTACGCCTTCCCGCCCGACGACAGCCTGCTCGCGGCCGGTTTCCAGTTGGTCTACGCGGAGACCGGCGAGAACTCCGCCGGCATCAACCCCCACCGCGGTAGTTACGATCCCGATACACGCCTCACCTACAACGCCGCCGGATCCCTCCTCGCCACCTACGCCCGCGGCCGCCTCACCACCGTCGCCCTGCCCTCCGGCGAGACCGTGCAATCGATTCAGGTCGAACACCCCGTAGACGACCTCACCTTCATCGGCTCCGACCGCTTCCTGCTCACCACCTCCACCCGCGACGAAGCCCTGCGCCTCTACGACCTGTCACAGGCGGAAAACATCGCCGAGATCCACCTCTTCGAGTCGCCGCAAAAATGGCTCGTGCGCCATCCCGCCACCGGGCTCTTCGCTTCCGAGACCTCCCTGCAACGCGACCTCAAGTTCGCCGTCGGCAACCAGATCACGCCGCTCGAATCCTACTTCGACGAGTTCTACCGACCCCGCCTCCTCGGCTCCCTCGTCAAAGGCCTCGCCCCTCGCCCCGCCATCCCCCTCAACGCCCTGCGCCACGCGCCCAAACTCACTCTCCGCGTCGCCGGCCCCTCCACCCGCGGCCTCACGGTCGAGGACGAATTTGAGTCCTTCGAAATCCCCACGCCCGAGGTCACGCTCCAGCTCGACGCCTCCTGTGAGGGCGCCGCCGTCACCGACCTGCGTGTTTACCACAACGGCAAACTCGTCGCCGGTGCCGGCGCCACCCGCGGTCTCTTCGTCGAGGACGACGAGGACGCCCCGCCCGCGGACGCTCAAACCTTCACCAAATCCGCCACCCACACCTTCACCCTCACGCCGGGCAAAAACCGTTTCCGCGCCGTCGCCATCAATGCGCAGGGCACCGAGTCCGTGCCCGATGAGGTGATCGTGTATTCCGGCGCCACCGCGCCCGTCGACGACACCGCCGGCATCGCCCTGCACGTCGTCACCGTCGGCATCAACACGTATCAGAATCCTGCCTACAACCTGAACTACGCCCGCGCCGACGCCACCGCCGTCGCCACCGTGTTGGAGGAACGCCTCGGCCAACTCTTCACCCGCGCCCACCACTACGCGCTCTACGACGCCGAGGCCACCCGCGAGAACATCCTCGCCACCCTCGAGACCGTCCGCCGCGAGGCCGGCCCGCGCGATGTGTTTGTGTTCTACTACGCCGGCCACGGCGTGATGTCGCAGGACGACGATCCGGAGTTTTACCTCGCGCCCCACGAGATCACCCAGCTCTACGGCGAACGCCGTCTGCTCCGCCAACTCGGCATCCCCGGCAGCCAACTCCTCGCCTACTCCCGCGACATCGCTGCCCAGAAACAGCTCTTCATTCTCGACGCCTGCCAGTCCGCCGGCGCGCTCAAAGCCCTCGCCACCCGCGGCGCTGTGGAGGAGCGCGCCATCGCCCAACTCGCCCGCTCCACCGGCACGCACTGGCTCACCGCCACCGCCAGCGAACAGTTCGCCACCGAGTTTGCCGAGCTCGGCCACGGCGCCTTCACCAAGGTCCTCCTCGACGCGCTCAACGGCGCCGCCGACGCCGGCGACGGCATCGTCACCGTCAACGAACTCAAAGCCTACCTCGAAGCCACTGTGCCCGAAGTCACCGCCGCCACCAAGGGCGAGGCCCAATACCCGGTCACCTACGGCTACGGCCAGGACTTCCCGCTCACCATCGTGCCTGCCGCCACCAACTGA